The genomic DNA AGCAGAACTTGTGAAAACGTTTGAGAGTAAATGAGAATGGCAACAACTGAAAAGGAATACTTAACTTTTAAGTTACTAGTTGCTGGAAAGTAGTGAGAACCTTTTTTgcacttttaactttttgagGGCTACATATTTAAAAgtcagggttctcattaagtgccGGCAGCCGGCTAAAAAAACGGCTACTTGGAGGTTTGAGCTATCTACTTTTTGGGGAAAGAGGGTTTAGTGAGTGAGTGAAAGCCTGAATTTGCCTACAGCACTCGATTACAAAGCTGCATGCCTACTTTTACATGCTAGGTGTCTACTTTAcaacttaatgagaaccctgaaagttataattattttaatgtatgtTCCACCTCTATCCCACCCTGATCATGTTAAGGTTTTggttaaggtttttttttttggcttttaggTTTTTAGGCTTGTTGCAAAGGTGTTTTTGTTGTCAGTGTCGTAAGTTTGTTTTTGATTAATTATGCATCCAGCtataaataatgaaacaaattcaCTAGCATAAATTATATTATGAATGGTTAAATGCATAAGTTATCTCCTTGTCCTACTCACATTACACATTTTCCTATACATTCTGTGTTAAAAGGTGGCAATAACAACTGCAAAAAACCACAGCATGGCTGGAGATAACCACTGCCAACTTTCTTTCAACAAGACATCCTCAGGGATTAACTCTAACTTTCTGCCATAATTCACAAACAAATGGGTGCAACCAGCTTACTAATGATGAATGTTCATTCTACAGGGGGGTCTATACCATATTTATTATTAATGTGCACATGAAAAATGGTAACTTAATCTGAGAGCCAGACAAGAAGATTTGTAGCAATATGCAATATTATCTTTTTTATATAGCCAATGTGTGTACATGTAACCATGTTACACAATATTAGTAATATGGCATGGTAATATGTCTGAAGTTCTTCTGCAAACTGCTAgttacatttttcaagaaatCATTGAACTGGCAGCAGCAGAGGATCCATAATATGGCATTTAAGCCCTGCATTCACCCCaaataatattacaataaagCTTTTCTAATTCTACGGAAAATCAATTCCTTTGCCCCATTACATTATGTTGTAATAATAGTAAAGTTGTTGATAGTAAGTCAACTTCATTTGATTGTAGATGTCACTTGTGCACAAGTTTCCAAATCAGATTGAAAGAGAAAGTTCATTCTGTATATCAGATAGCGCTAAAAGAATTCACCAAAAAACAGTTATATATCTTGAGAACATTTTTCATTCTACAGGGCTGTAATTTAGCAGGTGCCCAGTGGCTCCTTCTGATTTACTTTCTCCTTGAATGACTAAGAAATCTTAGTTCAAAGCTTTGGGTTCCTAACAATAATATTCTAGTCATTAGAACACAGCCCCGTCCTATCTTAGCAACAAAACTTGAATGATCTTATTACTTTATTACTTAAGACAAAATAAACAGAGAACTGTCTGGGATTAATGTCTATCTGCAAAAAGGCCCAACAGATAAGAAGTAAACCACAAGATGCAAGATTGATCAAAAGGTTGTTTCCAAAAGCTAAGGAAGAAAACCAATCAAAAGAGAAGCCAAGAATTCATAGCACCAGAAATAATCAAGTAAATGTCCACTTGAGGATTGTGGTTTTGTTATTCACATGGGCAgtaaaagccaaaaaaacataTGATGGTAAGggttagtttttgtttttacagctTTCATATTTCATTAAAGAGTAAACCACTGAGCATTGGAAtgtgaatttaaagaaaacttctGCTTAGAGGGTGGTCAAGCTAGCACAAGCAACAATGAGTTTTCACTTGACATGTAAATATTACCTTAATCTTGTAAATACACCACTGCTTTGCAGTAACAAGAAAATGCTTGCTGGTTAAACTTATGCTTGGTGCATATAGCTTTTCCTCTTTCTTGAAGAAGTCTTTAAATAAGAATTTCAAGTCAAAATGATTAAAACTAAATTCACTTGAATTCCTACTGTCCTTTGTTACAAATTTATTATCATAATCCTTAAACATGTCaccaaaaaaatgtacataaaTCTCAAGACAAATCTCTACCTGCAATTGTCCATCACGACTATAGCAAGAACTTCTCACAAGTTACTCCTACAAGTGACTGCCAGGTTTTGACATTTTAGATTCAACCATATGAGGTTTGACCATAACTAAAAATCATGTTGActtgaaattcattttaaacTGTACCATCCACACACCATCCATCACATTTACCACTTTCCATCAACTAGTATTTATAAAAGTTTATGTTAGTATTTTAAAGGAGTATTCAAGGAGGAGCAATCACTATTTAATGTATACATCTACTATCTTTACATAAGTACTCGAGAGACAAAGCTTACACATGTACGGAATAAGTTACAATGTCCAAGATTTTATCAAACTTTATAATAATCATTTTTATCAAACAGCTGATCAAAGCCTGTATAGATTAGCACTTTTCTCTGTGACAATAACCACAATATTATTTATGAAAACTGactagtataaacaaatagaatAGAATAATTCACAACCTATGCACTAAACTACACATAAGTACTCTAAGAAATACGTAAAAAATTACATTGCAGTCAGTGAGTATGCTATTGCAAATTAGCTTTCTTTGTATTTAGACATTCTTATAGACGCAGCCAAAACTTGGAATGCCTTGAGCATTGCTTCTGACCGACATTGAACTCTTTAGGTATAGAAGCATCTCAATCTTTCCTGTGACCTGTAGATCAATCTCCCTTCAACCATGAATAATACCCTTTAAATGGCAATATTATCTTGAACACAACTTCTGCCACGGTttggtgcttttttttttctagcttgTCTCAGTTACTGGAGCATCAAAGACTTGAGATTGTCTTGTAATATAGTGTCCTTCACCGCATGGAAAACAAACTTGATATTTTCTGTGTCGATTGCCGTTGTAAAGTGATGGAAAAGGGCTTTAGACCTCTCTCGACGCTTGCTGTCAAACATCTGTAATATAAAGTTCTGCACATCTTCCAATCTTCGCGGTTCCCCTTGAAAAGCTGGGAAGTAGTCCTTTATATTTGCATATTTGATCTTTTCCATTAAAAGATCTGTTTTGTTGAGGAAAAGGATTATTGACACATTGGCAAAGAATTTGTTGTTGACTATAGTCTCAAAGATATTGCATGACTCCACAAGACGATTTGTTGTTCTATCCTCCATAAGAACTTGATCATATGCACTTGACGACACCAAGAAAAGAATCGAGGTTACTTCATCAAAGCACTGAAACCACTTGGCTCTTTGAGATCTCTGACCACCAACATCAACCATTTTGAATGGGATTCCCTTAATGATAAATTCATGTTCCACAATGCCCTTTGTTGCTTTCCTTGCATGAAGAGCATCTTGTCTTGTGGGCAAGTAGTCCTTTGATAAAGAACAAAGcatgaataaaatgaataaaaactaaCCCATGGAGTTACTTGACCAGGACGAACCCAAGTTAAATGTCACTACTCCTTTACAATATTTGACACTTTGCCAGTCAACTTTAGCTGGACAAGTATGTTACAGGGCATAATAGGCCCTTAGCAGCTAACCATTCGCGTGCTACAAAACCGTCATGATAGAGAGCAAGAGAAATGCTGGGAGAAgacaaataaaggaaattaccattttAAAAGATGTGAGTTTTCTGTTTGTCTTGTCTCAGTGGGTACCTTGCTGTCCAACATGGTGGTTTTGTACCATGTGAATCACTAGTTGCAAAGGGCCTACTTCTTGGCTATGGATTATCACGAAAAGTTGATAAATATGGGTCATACACAGTGACTTGGAATAGGAAAAGGAACCTGATTTGTGACCTGACGCCAGAGACATCATAAAATTGCTTTGGTTACATCTGATCTACTAAGGCCAGcctattttacagaaacctaaCTTATATCTCAGGTTAATAGACCTTCCACAATGtttgaatatatatatttttttctgtt from Porites lutea chromosome 6, jaPorLute2.1, whole genome shotgun sequence includes the following:
- the LOC140940179 gene encoding guanine nucleotide-binding protein subunit alpha-12-like, producing MVFDACCLSPEEAEQKARSRKIDRQIAQEKVQYRRQVKVLLLGAGESGKSTFLKQMRIIHGKDFDIDALNEFRPIIYSNILKGMKVLADARRKLRLEWEYPTNQQYAEIILNFQAPQIIDTDLFLRYFDCVKRLWRDRGIQDAFDRRREFQLGDSTKYFFDNLDRVGRPDYLPTRQDALHARKATKGIVEHEFIIKGIPFKMVDVGGQRSQRAKWFQCFDEVTSILFLVSSSAYDQVLMEDRTTNRLVESCNIFETIVNNKFFANVSIILFLNKTDLLMEKIKYANIKDYFPAFQGEPRRLEDVQNFILQMFDSKRRERSKALFHHFTTAIDTENIKFVFHAVKDTILQDNLKSLMLQ